A section of the Haliaeetus albicilla chromosome 6, bHalAlb1.1, whole genome shotgun sequence genome encodes:
- the GPA33 gene encoding cell surface A33 antigen → MRRTAMKRLWLFIFSAILVTAHGLTVEAPAKEIQVARGNNVTLRCHFKTKASITSGDFVVWKKINSADDAVTRYFDGLVQYGKGYENRIQFSGDVDKGDISIIINAVTMEDNGTYVCNVRLRNDPPRQTATLALFVLVAPSKPECRILGTAEYGQTINLTCISHEGSPKPRYTWQSFNVQNEPRVLQTTEGEQITLKNISADTSGFYICTSTNIVGKEFCNMTVSVVPPSMNIALYAGIIGGAVAAIIVIGILAYCCCCRADKDKDYEMTEREDRNEPSKETPTGHQRAEDDVEDE, encoded by the exons ATGAGGAGGACGGCAATGAAAAGACTTTGGCTGTTCATTTTCAGTGCAA TTCTGGTGACTGCTCATGGCCTCACTGTGGAAGCACCTGCCAAGGAAATACAGGTGGCACGAGGGAACAACGTTACTCTCCGCTGTCATTTTAAAACTAAGGCTTCCATTACCTCAGGAGATTTTGTTGTCTGGAAGAAAATCAATAGTGCG GATGATGCTGTCACTAGGTATTTTGATGGACTTGTACAGTATGGCAAGGGCTATGAAAACCGTATACAGTTTAGTGGTGATGTAGACAAAGGGGACATCAGTATCATCATCAATGCAGTGACTATGGAAGACAATGGGACATACGTATGCAACGTTCGTCTAAGGAATGACCCCCCCCGGCAGACTGCAACCTTGGCTCTTTTCGTCCTTG tTGCACCATCTAAGCCAGAATGCAGGATTTTGGGGACAGCAGAATATGGACAGACAATCAATCTGACCTGCATTTCTCATGAGGGCTCCCCAAAGCCCAGATATACCTGGCAAAGCTTCAATGTACAAAATGAGCCCCGTGTACTACAGACAACAGAAG GGGAACAAATAACTCTGAAGAACATCTCTGCGGATACCTCTGGCTTTTACATCTGCACTTCAACAAACATTGTAGGAAAGGAATTTTGCAACATGACAGTCAGCGTTGTGCCAC CATCCATGAACATAGCTCTTTATGCTGGCATCATTGGTGGAGCTGTTGCTGCAATTATAGTTATTGGTATTTTAGCctattgctgctgctgtcgGGCAGACAAGGACAAGGACTATGAGATGAC GGAGAGAGAAGATAGAAATGAACCCTCCAAGGAGACGCCTACAGGGCATCAGAGAGCAGAGGATGATGTTGAAGATGAAtga